The Acidobacteriota bacterium genome window below encodes:
- a CDS encoding TIGR00153 family protein encodes MKIFSTILGKAFAKSPFTPLYRHAKLMEISGKIICDIFDAFLSRSYQEMEKGIAELIKVEKEGDKLKEEVRARTGESILLPIERSDLISLLREQEAILDANKHIALLFRLEQRELIPKNIGEIFHQIVDKNREISSLLYQGISELRVLIESTFGRKEIAELKKVTQRIDEIEKEIDHLRYTYFEALFGLKGPKPLTVFYITNLAKFLCEISDHADNAGEVLELITAKRGR; translated from the coding sequence ATGAAGATCTTTAGCACCATTTTAGGGAAGGCATTTGCCAAATCCCCATTTACTCCTCTTTACCGTCATGCGAAACTGATGGAGATTTCGGGGAAGATTATCTGTGACATATTCGACGCGTTTCTATCCCGTTCTTACCAGGAGATGGAGAAGGGAATTGCGGAACTGATTAAGGTTGAAAAGGAGGGAGATAAGCTAAAGGAAGAGGTGAGGGCTAGAACTGGAGAAAGCATCCTTCTTCCTATTGAGCGATCTGATCTCATTTCCCTTTTAAGGGAGCAGGAAGCCATCCTCGATGCCAACAAACACATCGCCTTATTGTTTAGGCTCGAACAGCGAGAACTAATACCCAAGAACATAGGGGAGATATTCCATCAGATCGTAGATAAGAATAGGGAAATCTCATCCCTCCTCTATCAGGGGATTTCAGAGCTCAGGGTGCTTATCGAGTCAACTTTTGGAAGAAAAGAGATAGCGGAGTTAAAGAAGGTGACCCAAAGGATAGACGAGATCGAAAAGGAAATAGACCACCTCCGTTACACTTATTTTGAGGCTTTGTTTGGCCTTAAAGGCCCAAAACCGCTGACGGTGTTTTATATTACCAATTTGGCAAAGTTTCTTTGTGAGATCTCTGATCATGCTGATAACGCAGGCGAG
- a CDS encoding inorganic phosphate transporter translates to MSWLIVGIIGGLYMAWNIGANDVANSMGTSVGSRALTVRQAAFLAGILNVMGALMLGSRVTDTIRKGIVNPSLISDVRLIVIGALSAIIAASLWVTLSTWLHLPVSTTHSVVGAMVGFGLIVVGISGINWFVLFKIVLSWISSPILGAILGFLIFKFISFFILESDQSIKATRYYAPLLFGLVFFVIALAIIDHLSPHISRERLLLYAMVVGLVAGVVGYLIVVGTSRGKDGEYQVVERIFRHLQVFTGCYVAFTHGANDVANAVGPVSVVVSYSTRGALGKVVYVPFWLLLLGGAGIALGIATWGWRVMQTVGRKITEITPSRGFAAEFGGATTVLIATHFGLPISTTHTIVGSVIGVGFARGISALNLKVIRNILISWFLTVPIAALISIIIYLSLKTIIY, encoded by the coding sequence ATGAGTTGGTTAATTGTCGGCATCATCGGCGGTCTTTATATGGCTTGGAATATAGGGGCGAACGATGTAGCGAACTCTATGGGAACCTCGGTAGGAAGTAGGGCACTCACCGTACGACAGGCGGCGTTTCTTGCCGGTATTTTGAATGTGATGGGCGCTCTTATGCTGGGGAGTAGGGTAACTGATACCATAAGAAAGGGGATTGTAAACCCCAGCCTTATAAGCGATGTCCGGCTTATAGTTATCGGAGCTCTTTCCGCCATTATCGCTGCTTCCTTATGGGTTACCCTTTCCACTTGGCTTCATCTCCCTGTTTCCACTACTCACTCTGTAGTAGGGGCGATGGTCGGTTTTGGGCTTATTGTGGTGGGCATTTCTGGGATAAATTGGTTTGTATTGTTTAAGATAGTCCTTAGTTGGATATCCTCTCCCATATTGGGTGCTATTTTGGGTTTTCTCATCTTTAAGTTCATCAGTTTCTTTATTTTAGAGAGTGACCAATCGATAAAGGCAACCCGTTATTACGCACCGCTCCTTTTTGGGCTGGTTTTTTTTGTGATCGCGCTGGCGATAATTGATCATTTGTCCCCCCACATTTCCCGGGAAAGATTGCTTCTTTATGCAATGGTAGTAGGTTTAGTTGCAGGTGTTGTCGGTTATCTCATAGTGGTGGGGACCTCCCGAGGAAAGGATGGGGAATACCAGGTGGTTGAGAGGATATTCCGTCATCTTCAGGTTTTTACCGGCTGTTATGTTGCCTTTACCCACGGGGCTAACGATGTTGCTAACGCGGTAGGTCCTGTGTCGGTGGTTGTTTCTTACTCGACAAGAGGTGCCTTAGGTAAGGTGGTCTATGTTCCATTTTGGCTTCTGCTTTTAGGAGGGGCTGGTATTGCCCTCGGCATCGCCACCTGGGGATGGCGAGTGATGCAGACGGTGGGGAGGAAGATAACCGAGATAACCCCCTCCCGTGGGTTTGCTGCCGAGTTCGGAGGTGCTACTACTGTTCTTATTGCCACCCATTTTGGACTGCCCATCTCCACCACCCATACCATTGTGGGCTCAGTTATTGGTGTTGGCTTCGCTCGAGGCATTTCCGCTTTGAATTTGAAGGTAATAAGGAATATATTAATATCGTGGTTTCTTACTGTACCAATAGCTGCTTTGATCTCCATAATTATCTATCTATCTCTGAAGACAATAATCTATTAG